The following coding sequences are from one Halorubrum sp. BOL3-1 window:
- a CDS encoding glycosyltransferase family 2 protein, protein MGSRKVSVVTPSYNQAGYLPDNLQSIDSQSHDSVEHLILDGGSDDGTAEIIENYADDADHEVWWRSESDDGQSAAINEGFDRASGDIVGWLNSDDVYFDTTTLSRVERWFSRTDADVIYGDLAYVDSHSQVTEIDVRPEFDREKLAYRIVIGQPATFFRSYVVKSEQLDEDLDYCMDYEFWIRLSRKYDVRHVRDVLAGFRRHEAQKTDDMAPVNAEVKTMLDRHRDELPKPQRVLLSNALTEIQRILRSGRETLSLHRNEPELAFDGELAPLSEMVANLGPRYEDIRKALDRWQK, encoded by the coding sequence ATGGGGAGTCGAAAGGTATCGGTCGTCACTCCGTCATACAACCAAGCAGGTTACCTTCCAGATAATCTTCAGTCGATCGACAGTCAATCTCACGACTCAGTTGAGCATTTGATCCTCGATGGTGGTTCCGATGACGGAACAGCAGAGATTATCGAGAATTACGCTGACGATGCTGACCACGAAGTCTGGTGGCGATCTGAGTCAGATGATGGGCAGTCCGCTGCTATCAACGAGGGGTTTGACCGCGCGAGCGGAGATATTGTTGGCTGGCTCAATTCGGACGATGTCTACTTCGACACGACGACGCTGTCAAGGGTTGAACGCTGGTTTAGTCGTACTGACGCGGACGTGATTTACGGCGACTTGGCCTACGTCGATAGTCACTCTCAGGTGACCGAAATAGACGTCCGCCCCGAGTTCGACAGAGAAAAGCTCGCTTACCGAATCGTTATCGGACAGCCAGCTACGTTCTTTCGGAGTTATGTCGTCAAGTCAGAGCAGCTCGACGAAGACCTCGACTACTGTATGGACTACGAGTTCTGGATACGTCTTTCACGGAAGTACGACGTCCGGCATGTCCGTGATGTCCTCGCCGGATTCCGACGACACGAAGCCCAAAAGACGGACGATATGGCTCCAGTCAATGCCGAGGTGAAGACCATGCTTGACCGCCATCGTGACGAACTGCCGAAGCCGCAGAGAGTTCTTTTGAGCAACGCGTTGACGGAGATTCAGCGAATACTGCGGAGTGGACGGGAGACCCTATCTCTCCACCGAAACGAGCCGGAACTGGCTTTTGATGGAGAACTTGCGCCACTCTCTGAGATGGTTGCTAATCTTGGACCAAGATACGAGGACATACGGAAGGCTCTCGACCGCTGGCAAAAGTAA
- a CDS encoding oligosaccharyl transferase, archaeosortase A system-associated produces the protein MSDSNDPPDESGTSPSDLLARRYHVPALLGIVAFMLWTRLRSYGNFIQNGEVYFRGNDAWYHLRTTNYLLENWPSTLPYDVWTGFPVGTNAGQFGTLWDHIMAVGIWIARPTMGSAEEVMLVMAPIAGALVAVPTYFIARRFTDRVPALAGAATLALFSGTFLRYTLVGFPDHSAAEILFQSTAVLAFLVALGVAEREKPVWELVVDQDADALRRPVAYAAAAGVALGLYMWTWQPGILMVGFTGIFLAVKITSDVSHGKSPEPVAFAGAVAMTVAGLMQVIPLDTFSFNPTEYSFLQIVAPLGVALGAIFLAWLARQWEAHDLGDESYPAAVTGLILASAGVVWLAIPSLWSTVVGNLLNTVAFSASAGARTIGEAQPPLQGASFTNFVLSQYGLAFFLALAAILYILARPLYRSNDTNHTLYIPAALAVVGSVYAVPQAYGAVGGVVGVSWQVVGLVIAAAFLVGATFLVEYDSQELYFVVWAAFIGSAAFTQVRFNYYLAVVVAVGTAYFLQVALDALDLSSLDLTSLDAVREIEGWQVLTVVAVLAVLLVPLVGVATPVWQAGNSSQPGSVVQWDESLQWMNDETPQPGELEGADNAMDPYDTYDRPADGDFEYPEGAYGVQSWWDYGHWITTRAERIPNANPFQQNAGEAADYLLAPSEQQAADVLASQSDEGNRTRYVMVDWQMASPNSKFNAPVTFYSGNETVRDFNELFYQRVEGQNGRQSGLRPALQTRTQRYHESQMIRLYQHYGSAVEPDPVVLDWEPQTAQTESGDQVDIKVLPSEGQPVQRFDNLSAARSFVEADGSAQVGGVMGVPTERVDALEHYRLVHATQAPGRSSYAQQAQILRQLGVDLQATFGESFIGALGDDFVKTFERVPGATVEGSGAEPGQEVEATVEMEKPNGQTFEYTQYATADENGEFELTLPYSTTGYDEFGPENGYTNTSVRATGPYNVTTERTTGEDLYTTEQFGQVEVTGGQVVGADEAAATVELEERIVDCPSGDAACPIDDESGDGGDGNTTNSTDSASVIGAAEPLTTVDAASAPMATGDAAA, from the coding sequence ATGAGCGATTCGAACGATCCGCCGGACGAATCGGGCACGTCCCCGTCCGATCTGCTCGCACGGCGGTACCACGTCCCGGCCCTCCTCGGCATCGTCGCGTTCATGCTCTGGACACGACTGCGCTCGTACGGGAATTTCATTCAGAACGGTGAGGTGTACTTCCGCGGGAACGACGCGTGGTACCACCTCCGCACGACGAACTACCTTCTCGAGAACTGGCCAAGTACGCTCCCGTACGATGTCTGGACCGGCTTTCCCGTCGGGACGAACGCCGGGCAGTTCGGCACCCTCTGGGACCACATCATGGCCGTCGGAATCTGGATCGCCCGACCGACCATGGGCAGCGCGGAGGAGGTCATGCTCGTTATGGCCCCCATCGCCGGCGCACTCGTCGCGGTGCCGACGTACTTCATCGCGCGTCGATTCACCGACCGCGTCCCGGCCCTCGCGGGCGCCGCGACGCTGGCGCTGTTCTCCGGGACCTTCCTCCGCTACACCCTCGTCGGCTTCCCCGACCACAGCGCGGCGGAGATCCTCTTCCAGAGTACCGCTGTCCTCGCGTTCCTCGTCGCGCTCGGCGTGGCGGAGCGCGAGAAGCCGGTGTGGGAGCTCGTAGTCGACCAAGATGCCGACGCGCTCCGGCGCCCTGTCGCATACGCCGCCGCGGCCGGCGTCGCGCTCGGCCTCTACATGTGGACGTGGCAGCCCGGCATCCTGATGGTCGGGTTCACGGGGATCTTCCTTGCGGTCAAAATTACGAGCGATGTCTCCCACGGGAAGAGCCCGGAGCCGGTCGCGTTCGCCGGCGCGGTCGCGATGACCGTCGCGGGACTGATGCAGGTGATCCCGCTGGACACGTTCTCGTTCAACCCGACAGAGTACTCTTTCCTCCAGATCGTCGCCCCACTGGGCGTCGCGCTCGGGGCCATCTTCCTCGCGTGGCTCGCCCGCCAGTGGGAGGCACACGACCTCGGCGACGAGAGCTACCCCGCGGCCGTCACGGGGCTGATTCTCGCGTCCGCCGGCGTCGTCTGGCTCGCGATTCCGTCACTGTGGTCGACGGTCGTTGGAAATCTCCTCAACACCGTCGCGTTCAGCGCGAGCGCCGGCGCCCGCACTATCGGCGAGGCGCAACCGCCGCTCCAAGGTGCTTCCTTCACGAACTTCGTCCTCTCGCAGTACGGACTCGCCTTCTTCCTCGCGCTCGCCGCAATTCTCTATATCCTCGCGCGCCCGCTGTACCGCTCCAACGACACCAACCACACGCTGTACATCCCGGCCGCGCTCGCCGTCGTCGGCTCCGTCTACGCGGTCCCACAGGCGTACGGCGCGGTCGGCGGCGTCGTCGGCGTGAGCTGGCAGGTGGTCGGCCTCGTCATCGCCGCCGCCTTCCTCGTCGGCGCGACGTTCCTCGTCGAGTACGACAGCCAAGAGCTGTACTTCGTCGTGTGGGCGGCGTTCATCGGGAGCGCCGCGTTCACGCAGGTCCGCTTCAACTACTACCTCGCCGTCGTCGTCGCGGTCGGGACGGCGTACTTCCTCCAAGTCGCGCTCGACGCGCTCGACCTCTCGTCGCTCGATCTCACCTCACTCGACGCGGTCCGCGAGATCGAGGGCTGGCAGGTGCTGACCGTCGTCGCGGTGCTCGCCGTCCTCCTCGTCCCGCTCGTCGGCGTCGCCACGCCGGTCTGGCAGGCGGGCAACTCCAGTCAGCCGGGCAGCGTCGTCCAGTGGGACGAGAGCCTCCAGTGGATGAACGACGAGACGCCGCAGCCGGGCGAACTCGAGGGCGCGGACAACGCGATGGACCCGTACGACACCTACGATCGACCCGCAGACGGCGACTTCGAGTATCCGGAGGGCGCCTACGGCGTCCAGTCGTGGTGGGACTACGGCCACTGGATCACCACCCGCGCCGAGCGCATCCCGAACGCCAACCCGTTCCAGCAGAACGCCGGCGAAGCGGCCGACTACCTGCTCGCACCCAGCGAACAGCAGGCGGCTGACGTCCTCGCGAGTCAGAGCGACGAAGGCAACCGGACCCGCTACGTGATGGTCGACTGGCAGATGGCGTCGCCCAACTCCAAGTTCAACGCCCCGGTCACCTTCTACAGCGGCAACGAGACGGTCCGCGACTTCAACGAGCTGTTCTACCAGCGCGTCGAAGGGCAGAACGGCCGACAGAGCGGACTCCGGCCCGCCCTCCAGACGCGGACGCAGCGCTACCACGAGAGCCAGATGATCCGGCTCTACCAGCACTACGGGAGCGCGGTCGAACCCGACCCGGTCGTGTTGGACTGGGAGCCGCAGACGGCCCAGACCGAGTCGGGCGATCAGGTCGACATCAAGGTCCTCCCGAGCGAGGGACAGCCGGTCCAGCGGTTCGACAACCTCTCGGCCGCCCGGTCGTTCGTCGAGGCGGACGGCTCGGCGCAGGTCGGCGGCGTCATGGGCGTCCCCACCGAACGCGTCGACGCGCTCGAACACTACCGGCTGGTCCACGCCACGCAGGCTCCCGGACGGTCGTCGTACGCACAGCAGGCACAGATCCTTCGGCAGCTCGGCGTCGACCTCCAGGCGACGTTCGGCGAGTCGTTCATCGGCGCGCTGGGCGACGACTTCGTCAAGACGTTCGAACGCGTGCCGGGCGCGACCGTCGAGGGGTCGGGTGCCGAACCCGGTCAGGAGGTCGAAGCGACCGTCGAAATGGAGAAACCGAACGGTCAGACGTTCGAGTACACGCAGTACGCGACCGCCGACGAGAACGGCGAGTTCGAACTCACGCTGCCGTACTCGACGACGGGCTACGACGAGTTCGGCCCCGAGAACGGGTACACGAACACGAGCGTTCGCGCGACCGGCCCGTACAACGTCACCACCGAGCGGACGACGGGCGAGGACCTGTATACCACCGAGCAGTTCGGCCAGGTCGAGGTGACCGGAGGGCAGGTCGTCGGCGCGGACGAGGCGGCCGCGACCGTCGAGCTCGAAGAGCGGATCGTCGACTGTCCCAGCGGCGACGCCGCGTGCCCGATCGACGATGAAAGCGGTGACGGCGGCGACGGCAACACGACGAACTCGACCGATAGCGCGAGCGTGATCGGCGCGGCCGAACCGCTGACGACGGTCGACGCCGCGAGCGCGCCGATGGCGACCGGCGACGCGGCCGCCTGA
- a CDS encoding DUF6516 family protein, translated as MEIFAIRDEECPDGWFYRFQYYHPETGELLRYDDAHDDDDLGWHHRHVRFGADTRIGFHGLAAHVTRFLNEIATLADTENTHE; from the coding sequence GTGGAGATATTCGCGATCCGTGACGAGGAGTGTCCCGACGGGTGGTTTTACCGGTTTCAGTACTACCACCCGGAGACGGGCGAGCTGCTCCGGTACGACGACGCGCACGATGACGACGATCTCGGCTGGCATCACCGACACGTTCGATTCGGTGCGGACACACGGATCGGGTTCCACGGGCTCGCGGCACACGTGACTCGGTTTCTGAACGAGATCGCGACGCTGGCGGACACGGAGAACACCCATGAGTGA
- a CDS encoding twitching motility protein PilT, protein MTNPGVPASPSVLNTTVLSNFAYIDQLWVVGELSGICAVPVVQEELTNGVDEHPYLRSALKTLGDEIPVATIPDSVANREEVIRAHLDPGEAQAFAVADAHDGRLLTDDGDARSFAKDQGVTVIGSVGVLLAAIDAGKINESTADEWLSTWIDEMDYYVPYRTISEYR, encoded by the coding sequence ATGACCAACCCCGGTGTTCCAGCTTCCCCGAGCGTCTTGAACACGACCGTCCTCTCAAACTTCGCGTATATCGACCAGCTGTGGGTTGTTGGCGAACTCTCCGGAATCTGTGCGGTTCCAGTCGTTCAAGAGGAACTCACGAACGGAGTCGATGAGCATCCGTATCTTCGGTCAGCACTCAAAACACTCGGAGACGAGATTCCCGTCGCGACGATTCCGGATTCCGTCGCGAACAGAGAGGAAGTCATCAGGGCGCATCTCGATCCCGGCGAGGCACAAGCGTTCGCCGTGGCGGACGCACACGACGGTCGATTGCTGACGGACGACGGCGATGCCCGGTCGTTTGCGAAGGACCAAGGCGTGACCGTCATCGGGTCGGTCGGCGTCCTGTTGGCTGCGATCGATGCGGGGAAGATCAACGAATCGACCGCTGACGAGTGGTTGTCGACGTGGATCGACGAGATGGATTACTACGTTCCGTATCGGACGATTTCCGAGTATCGATGA
- a CDS encoding DUF368 domain-containing protein has product MGDRREWVTLYLKGVAMGSADAVPGVSGGTIALIVGIYERLIAAVTAIDPGRVRRVLSGVRPSNIPDARTAFREVDGAFLLVLGTGIGTAVVAVLSGVNYLLATRPVATYGFFFGLIAASAAVLFGDVDLDTPRRKAAAGGGFVLAFLASGVASTGLGSPLPLVFLAGAVAVSAMVLPGISGSLLLVVLGQYEYMSGVVSRFVDGLGALAVGSGSDALVETLPPVATFLVGGVCGLFTIAHAVRYALSRARAATLAFLVSLIVGALRAPVVETSTRLAESGESWRAAAPRFAVAAIAGAALVLVLNRYSAAIEY; this is encoded by the coding sequence ATGGGCGACCGACGCGAGTGGGTGACGCTGTACCTGAAAGGCGTCGCCATGGGGAGCGCGGACGCGGTCCCCGGCGTCTCGGGCGGCACCATCGCGCTCATCGTCGGCATCTACGAGCGGCTGATCGCGGCGGTCACCGCGATCGACCCGGGCCGAGTTCGTCGCGTGCTCTCGGGCGTCCGACCGAGTAACATCCCGGACGCGCGGACCGCGTTCCGCGAGGTCGACGGCGCGTTCCTGCTCGTGTTGGGAACCGGGATCGGTACCGCTGTCGTCGCGGTGTTGAGCGGGGTGAACTACCTGCTCGCGACGCGGCCCGTCGCGACGTACGGCTTCTTTTTCGGGCTGATCGCCGCGAGCGCGGCGGTGCTGTTCGGCGACGTGGACCTCGACACGCCGCGCCGAAAGGCCGCCGCGGGCGGCGGGTTCGTACTCGCGTTTCTCGCCTCGGGCGTCGCCTCGACGGGACTCGGAAGCCCGCTGCCGCTCGTGTTCCTCGCGGGCGCGGTGGCGGTCAGCGCGATGGTGTTGCCGGGGATCTCGGGGTCGCTGCTGCTCGTCGTCCTCGGCCAGTACGAGTACATGTCCGGCGTTGTGAGCCGGTTCGTCGACGGACTCGGGGCGCTCGCGGTCGGGTCCGGGTCCGACGCGCTCGTCGAGACGCTCCCGCCCGTTGCGACGTTCCTCGTCGGGGGCGTCTGCGGGCTGTTCACGATCGCACACGCCGTCCGCTACGCGCTCTCGCGGGCGCGGGCCGCGACGCTCGCCTTCCTCGTGAGCCTGATCGTCGGCGCGCTCCGCGCGCCGGTTGTCGAGACGTCGACCCGGCTGGCCGAGAGCGGCGAGTCGTGGCGGGCGGCCGCGCCGCGGTTCGCCGTGGCAGCGATCGCCGGTGCCGCACTCGTGCTCGTGTTGAATCGCTACTCGGCGGCGATCGAGTACTGA
- the aglG gene encoding glucosyl-dolichyl phosphate glucuronosyltransferase: protein MKISVVLCTYSMDRYEEFQEAAESILNQTYGDIELVVVVDGTEEVYERVETDYGTNPNTTIHCNDQNRGLSYSRNTGAELADGDVVAFMDDDAVATPDWAEQIIDAYERYDALAVGGRMVPDWLSAKPEYLPEEFYFLIGVTYKGFRETEGYVRNTFSSNLSFDREVFLKLGGFRTEMGKRGENDLQGGETELCARLERETGERVVYVPSATVEHKIYDYRTDRQWLLERAFWQGYSKRRMAEIDSEATSTERRFLRQLLTDFIPRRFTEVVTSPSVAKLDKFVMLLAFTLSIGFGYLYAMVPETN from the coding sequence ATGAAGATCTCGGTGGTCCTCTGTACGTATTCAATGGACCGCTATGAAGAGTTTCAGGAGGCTGCTGAGAGCATCCTCAACCAGACATACGGCGACATTGAACTTGTGGTCGTTGTCGATGGCACTGAGGAGGTGTACGAACGGGTCGAGACGGATTACGGAACAAATCCGAACACGACGATACATTGTAACGACCAGAACAGAGGTCTCTCATACAGTCGGAACACGGGTGCTGAACTAGCGGACGGTGACGTTGTCGCGTTCATGGACGACGATGCGGTGGCGACGCCTGATTGGGCAGAACAGATCATCGACGCCTACGAACGATATGACGCGCTTGCCGTCGGCGGCCGAATGGTTCCGGACTGGCTGTCGGCAAAGCCAGAGTATCTTCCCGAAGAGTTCTATTTCCTCATCGGGGTCACGTACAAAGGGTTCCGAGAAACAGAAGGCTACGTCCGTAATACATTCAGTTCGAACCTTTCGTTCGACAGAGAAGTATTCTTGAAACTCGGGGGATTCAGGACGGAGATGGGGAAGCGAGGAGAAAACGATCTTCAAGGGGGAGAAACCGAACTGTGTGCCCGATTAGAGCGCGAAACCGGAGAACGGGTCGTTTATGTGCCAAGTGCCACCGTCGAACACAAAATCTACGACTATCGAACCGATCGACAGTGGTTATTAGAGCGGGCATTCTGGCAGGGTTATTCGAAGCGACGGATGGCAGAGATTGATTCAGAAGCGACGAGTACGGAGCGCAGATTTCTGCGACAGCTTCTCACTGATTTCATTCCCCGCCGCTTCACCGAGGTCGTTACATCGCCTTCTGTGGCGAAACTAGATAAGTTCGTGATGCTTCTCGCATTTACGCTCAGTATCGGGTTCGGATACCTCTATGCGATGGTTCCCGAAACAAACTGA
- a CDS encoding UPF0175 family protein, producing the protein MARITGSYPDDLDLLIEGAVEAGIFGGKSDALREFVREYFDDHENERIAAAVTLYERERITLGDAARLGDVDRWTMRDMLREHGVELRVGLADEDDAAYEKAAASELEFSAGNSDDEESQVE; encoded by the coding sequence ATGGCACGAATTACTGGCTCCTACCCGGACGACCTCGATCTCCTCATCGAAGGGGCGGTTGAGGCCGGGATCTTCGGAGGCAAGAGCGATGCGCTGCGAGAGTTCGTGCGCGAATACTTCGATGACCACGAAAACGAGCGTATTGCGGCCGCAGTGACCCTCTACGAACGCGAGCGGATCACGCTCGGGGATGCCGCGAGACTCGGAGACGTCGACCGCTGGACAATGCGCGATATGCTCCGCGAGCACGGCGTCGAACTCCGAGTTGGACTGGCTGACGAAGACGACGCCGCCTACGAGAAAGCGGCAGCGAGCGAACTCGAATTCAGTGCGGGGAACTCGGACGACGAGGAGTCTCAGGTGGAATGA
- a CDS encoding RNA-guided endonuclease TnpB family protein codes for MKRTNTFAVRPLSENGQRLLRDLLDASAALWNEVNYQRLMRYNDENGFGGSVWDADTGHLEGKYKAVLGASTAQQVIRKNSEAWRAFFRLKEQYHDASNTSVMDHPEPPGFRGNEDNGRQLKTVIRNTSYTIEWGDRSRLEILVGSELKSRYDHTGRLRLEVAGNPNWPDYEKQGRLDLWYDETDGTFRASQPVTVSDEARATPLAAETAALDIGANNLVACTTITGEQYLYEGRNLFARFRETTQEVARLQSKLEAGRDSSERIRRLYRKRTRRRDHAQEALCRDVIERLYAEGVDTVYIGDLTGVLETHWSVKANAKTHNFWAFEKFMDRLACTAEEYGISVEVRSEAWTSQECPQCGSTDRTTRHQETLTCPCGFEGHADLTASKTLLERQTEQEVRPMARPVRFEWDDHDWSGKSHPHNSPKEARTDRSTVDRRENCLRGDGIATIPREEYHG; via the coding sequence GTGAAGCGTACCAACACGTTCGCAGTACGTCCGCTCTCCGAGAACGGACAGCGGCTGCTGCGGGATCTGTTGGACGCTTCCGCTGCTCTCTGGAACGAGGTCAATTACCAACGCCTCATGCGGTACAACGACGAAAACGGGTTCGGAGGCAGCGTGTGGGACGCCGATACGGGCCACCTCGAAGGCAAGTACAAAGCCGTTCTCGGCGCGTCTACCGCCCAACAGGTAATCCGGAAGAACAGCGAGGCATGGCGAGCGTTCTTCCGGCTGAAAGAGCAGTACCACGACGCCTCGAACACGTCCGTCATGGACCACCCCGAGCCGCCGGGCTTCCGTGGCAACGAGGACAACGGTCGTCAGCTCAAGACCGTTATCCGCAACACGTCATACACTATCGAATGGGGCGATCGCTCCCGGCTCGAGATACTGGTCGGGAGCGAATTGAAAAGCAGATACGACCACACTGGACGTCTTCGGCTCGAAGTCGCTGGCAACCCGAACTGGCCCGACTACGAGAAACAGGGCCGACTAGACCTGTGGTACGACGAGACCGACGGCACCTTCCGAGCTTCGCAGCCCGTGACTGTTTCTGACGAGGCGCGGGCAACTCCACTGGCCGCAGAGACGGCCGCTCTGGATATCGGTGCGAACAATCTTGTCGCCTGTACCACGATAACCGGCGAACAGTATCTGTACGAGGGTCGCAACCTGTTCGCTCGCTTCCGCGAGACGACACAAGAAGTCGCCCGGTTGCAGTCCAAACTCGAAGCAGGCCGAGACAGCAGCGAGCGTATCCGGCGGCTGTATCGCAAACGCACTCGCCGTCGCGATCACGCCCAAGAAGCGCTGTGTCGCGACGTAATCGAGCGGCTGTACGCCGAGGGTGTCGACACGGTGTACATCGGTGACCTGACCGGCGTGCTAGAGACGCACTGGTCCGTCAAGGCGAACGCCAAGACGCACAATTTCTGGGCGTTCGAGAAATTCATGGACCGACTGGCCTGTACCGCCGAAGAGTACGGGATCTCCGTAGAAGTGCGATCGGAAGCGTGGACGAGTCAGGAGTGCCCACAGTGCGGCTCGACGGATCGAACCACGCGGCATCAGGAGACGCTGACGTGTCCGTGCGGGTTCGAGGGGCACGCGGATCTCACGGCGTCAAAGACGTTGCTTGAGCGGCAAACAGAGCAAGAAGTCAGGCCGATGGCACGGCCCGTGCGATTCGAGTGGGACGACCACGACTGGTCGGGGAAATCACACCCTCACAACAGTCCCAAAGAAGCGCGCACAGACCGAAGTACCGTCGACAGACGGGAAAATTGCCTCCGGGGAGACGGCATAGCCACTATCCCGCGAGAGGAATATCACGGCTGA